Within the Enterobacter roggenkampii genome, the region CAGATGGAGAGCATCCTGCTGTAAGAACGCCATCAGGTTCACGTCAGGATAAAACGCCGCTCGGGCGGCCTCCACTTCGCTCATGGAGGCTTCGATATACCAGTGCGCCTCCTGCAGATCCGGACGGCGTGCCAGCAGTTCATAGCCGAGCGTCGACGGTAGCGAGGCTTCCACCGTTGGCAAGGCGTGCCGCGTCAGCTTCACGGAGGAGGCGTTCGTCAGCGCGACCAGGCGCGCCTCAATGGCTTTCATTTTCCCGTTGACTTCGGCCAGCTGCTCTTCGGTTTTGCTGGCGTTGATATCCGTTTCAACGCCCTCCACGGAGGAGGTGATCCCGTGCTGATACAGCTCGCGATCGGCACCGATAATATTGTCCTGCTCATGTTTAATCTGCGCGAGGACCTCCCCCACGGCGGCCTGCGTTTGCCACTCCCAGTAGAGCCGCGCCACGCTGCTGGCCAGCAGCTGACGGGTCTGCTCCAGCTCCGCTTTTTGCGCATTCACTTTGCCAATCCGGGCTTCGACCTGCGCGCGATTTTTTCCCCACAGATCGAGATCCCAGCCTGCCGTCAGGCCAAAGGTGCCGTTGGTGTACCACGGCCCGGTTGTCCCTGCCGCCGGGTCGGTAATGGCAAAGGGCCCCATCAGCCCCTCGGCGGACATTTTCTGACGTTCGGCATCCGCTGAAAAATCAATCTGCGGACCGTCGGCAGCCATAGCCGCTTTGGCCTGGGCTTCCGCAAGCGTAATGCGCTGACGGGCAATCTGCATATCCGGCGCATCGCTTAATGCTTTCGCAATAAGCCCGTTAAGTTCCGGATCGTTATATGCTTTCCACCACTCATTTTTCGGCCAGTCCTGATGATTCAGAACCGTATTCACCGACGCCGCCGTGGTTTGCGTTTTAATGGGAGATACCGTGGCATGTTCAGGCGCACAGGCAGCCAGAATAAAAACGAAGGGAGCACTCAGAGATAAAATAAGAGAACGTTTCATGACGCCATAAACTCAAAAAATAAAGGCGCAAATTACGCTCGATTCTCTTTATTTTTTTAGTAATGCGTGGCAATGCGTAAATTGTCATAGATTTAAATATACGGAAAAGTATTCACCAAAATTATTATTTAAATTGAATTATGCAAATGAAAAATAATCAACCCGACAGGGTGAACATCCCCTGTCAGGTTGATCGCTTTATTAAACTTTCAGCGAAGCGCCTTTTGTCGCAATAACCTCTTTATACCAGTAGAAACTTTTCTTACGGCTGCGCGCCAGCGTGCCTTTCCCGCTGTCATCGCGATCGACGTAAATAAAGCCGTAGCGCTTAGAGAGTTCAGCTTTTGATGCGCTTACCAGATCGATGGGCCCCCAGCTGGTGTAGCCCATCACCTCAACGCCGTCTTCAATGGCTTCACGCACCTGCACCAGATGGTCGTTAAGGTAGCTGATGCGGTAGTCGTCCTTCACCACGCCGTCTGCGTCCGGTTTATCCTTCGCCCCGAGGCCATTTTCCACGATAAACAGCGGTTTCTGATAGCGATCCCAGAGCACGTTTAGCAGAGTACGCAGGCCGATGGGGTCAATCTGCCAGCCCCATTCGGAACTGGCCAGATGCGGGTTTGGCACCATGCTCAGGATGTTGCCGCGCGCCTGCTGGTTGAGGGCGTCGTCCGCGGTGACGCAGCCCGTCATGTAGTAGCTGAAGGAGATAAAATCGACGGTAGATTTCAGCGCCTCGCGGTCGGCATCCGTAACCTCAAGCTGAATGCCGTTGTCACGGAAGAAGCGCTGCATATAGCCCGGGTAGGCGCCGCGACACTGCACGTCGCCAAAGAATTGCCACGCGCGGTTTTCCTGCAGCGTCTCCAGAACATCTTCCGGCTTGCAGGTCAGCGGATACATCAGGCCGCCCAGCAGCATGTTGCCGATTCTGGCATCCGGGATAATCTCATGGCAGGCCTTCACCGCCAGCGCGCTGGCCACCAGCTGGTGGTGGATCGCCTGGTACACCTCCCCTTTGCTGCTGGTTTCCGGCAGACCGACGCCGGTCATCGGCGCGTGCAGAGACATATTGATCTCGTTGAAGGTCAGCCACAGCTTGACCTTCTCTTTGTAGCGCGCAAACACGGTACGGGCATAGCGCTCAAAGAAGCCGATAGTCTGACGGCTGCCCCACCCGCCGTACTGCTTCACCAGCCCCCACGGCATTTCATAGTGCGACAGCGTCACCAGCGGGGTAATGTTGTGCGCGGCCAGCTCGTCAAACAACCGGTCGTAAAACGCCAGCCCCGCCTCGTTCGGCTGCTGCTCGTCACCGTTCGGAAAAATGCGGGTCCAGGCAATGGAGACGCGCAGGCAGCTAAAGCCCATCTCGGCGAACAGCTTGATGTCTTCCGGGTAGCGATGATAGAAGTCGATGGCGACATCCTTGATGCCGCTGTCCCCAGGGACGCGCTCAACTACCGGGCCGAAGACACCCTGCGGCTGAACGTCAGAGGTGGACAGCCCTTTCCCCTCCTCCAGATACGCACCCTCTACCTGATTCGCGGCAACCGCGCCGCCCCATAAAAAATCGTCCGGGAAAGTTTTCATCACATTCTCCTGTTATTGATGACTGACGCTGAGTAACGGCGCACCGGCAATGACGGACGTTGCCGCCACGGTCGCCACCTCGCGATACTCGTCGCTGTTACTGATAATAATCGGGGTCGCCAGGTCGTATCCGGCATCGATAATCGCCTGTCGGTCAAACTCCAGCAGCAGATCGCCGGGCTGCACCTTGTCACCGACCTTCACATGGGCGGTAAACGGCCTGCCGTCGAGCTTCACGGTGTCGATACCCACGTGGATCAACACTTCAATCCCGCTGTTACTGAGCAGGCCGATGGCGTGTTTGGTCTGGAACAGCGAAGCCACCACGCCGGCAAACGGGGCAACCACTTTGTTATCGGAGGGAATAATCGCGGCGCCGCTGCCCAGCAGGCCGCTGGCAAACGTGGTATCCGGCACCTGGTCGAGAGCAAGAACGGTACCGGTCATCGGCGATAGCACATCGTTTTCGCCCGCGGAGACCACATTCTCTGGCGCGGTGTTTCCTGGCATACCTGCGAGCAGCGTCAGGCCGCAGCTCAGCACCAGCGCCACCACCGTGCCGATAATGCCTCCCCACAGCGTGGCGTCCACGCCGCCCGGCGGAATCATCTGGGCGATGGTAAAGATATTGGCGAAGCCGAAGGAGTAAACGTGGGTGTCACTGAAGCCGACAATCGCCCCGCCGATAGCGCCAGCCACGCAGCCAAAGATAAACGGACGGCGCAGCGGCAGGTTTACGCCATACACTGCGGGTTCGGTGATACCGAAAATACCTGCCGTCACGGATGAACCGGCCAGCATTTTCTGACGCGCATCGCGGGTACGCAGAAAAATGCCCAGCGCCGCCCCCACCTGGCCAAACACCGCAGGCAAAAGCATGGGCAGCATGGAGTCATGCCCCAGCACCGCCAGGTTGTTGATCATCAGCGGCACCAGCCCCCAGTGCAGGCCAAAAATAACGCAGACCTGCCACAGCGCGCCCATCGCCGCGCCCGCCAGCCAAGGTGCCAGAACGTAAATAGTCTGATAGCCGTTCGCCAGCATCTGGCTCAGCCAGGTCGCCAGCGGCCCGATAACGAGGAAAGTCAGCGGCACGGTCACGGCCAGACAGATCAGCGGCGCGAAGAAGTTTTTCATCGAGGAAGGCAGCAGCCTGGTGCTCTGTTTTTCCAGCCAGCAGCTGACCCACGCGGCGAGAATAATCGGGATCACTGACGCGCTGTAGTTGAACCACGTGACGGGGATGCCCAAAAAGGCTTCCGATACCGCGCCCGGCTGCTGGCTGGCGTTGAACGCCGCAATCATCACCGGATGGGTGAGCGCCCCGCCGATCACCATGGTAATAAACGGGTTGCCGCCGAACTTTTTCCCGGCGGTATAGCCCAGCACCAGCGGGAAGAAGAAAAACAGCGCATCGCTGGCGGCAAACCAGATTTTATGCGTGCCGCTCTCGGTCGTGAGCCAGCCGCAGACCACGGCCAGCGCCAGCAGCCCCTTCAGAATACCGGACGCGGCCAGAATGCCAATAAATGGGGTAAAGATCCCGGAGACGATGTCAATCAGGCGGCCCAGCAGGTTCCCCTTTTCGCCCTTCTCTTCCACGACAGGGGCGTCGTCGGTCAGGCCTGCTTCATTGCGCACCGCCTGCCAGACGTCATGCACGTGGTTGCCAATCACCACCTGAAACTGGCCGCCGCTTTCGACCACCATGATCACGCCCGGGTTTTTCTTGAGCCCTTCCGCATCCGCCCGTTGATTCTCTTTCAGTTTGAAGCGAAGCCGGGTCGCGCAGTGCACAAGACTGACGATGTTCTCTTTTCCGCCAACGTGGCCGAGAATATCCTTCGCTAACGCCTGGTATTCCATCTCGATTTCCTTACATCCGATGCCCGCAGGCACCTGTTGACTGAGTACAAAAATAAAAAAACCCGAGAACGACCTTCTGACGAAGGCCGCGCTCAGGTTTTGCCTGCGTGATGCAGTAACAATCCTGTTTTGAGGCTTAACGCCCCTCTTTTCTCACCCGCTCGATATGAATGGCGAGGAACATAATTTCTTCGGTTGTCAGCTCACGCTGGTAGCTTTTGTTCAGGTGCTGCGCAATTTTCTCGGCGCATTTCCACGCCTTCGCGTAGTTGTCTTTGACTGCCGTATGCAGCGAGACATCGTCATCTTCCACCACGGTGCGGATGAGCATCCGCTGGGCAAAAAACTTCAGGTGGGTGACGAAACGCTGGTAGCTGAGCGACTCTTCGTCATACTCAAGCTGCAGCTGATACTTCACCAGCTGCAGGATCTCCTGCATCACCCGCGTCACGTGCATCACCTCCGGCATTTCGCTGTTCAACTGCGCGGTAACCAGATGCAGGGCGATAAAACCGGCCTCATCCTCCTCCAGTTCGACGTTCAGGCGTCTGGCGATAATGGCCCGCGCCTCCTGCCCTAGTTCGAACTCCTTCGGATACAGCCGTTTAATATCCCACAGCAGCACGTTTTTGATGGCCAACCCGTTCTTCTGCCGCTCAATCGCAAAGTAGCAGTGATCGGTGAGGGTGATATACAAGCTCTCCTGCAGCTTGCCCAGCCGCTGCGCCGCCAGCCCGATGATGCGGTCGCAGGTGGTCATCACCTCCAGCGGAATCTGACTCAGCAGCTCGCCGAGCCGACGCACCAGTTCATCGCTTTGTAACGCAAACACCTTTTCAACCCGCGCGGTATCCAGCGCTTCACCGACGCGCTTCTGAAAGGCCAGCCCACGGCCCATCACCACCTGTTCGCGCCCGCGCTCATCCTGAACAACCACCACGTTATTATTGAGTATCTTGGCGATTTTCATCTGAACCCCAGAAACAAAAAAACCTGACCTCCGGCAGATGCCAGAAAATCAGGTTTTGCCTGCCTAAGCAGTAACAATCCAGTTCTGGCACTCTAACAGTTTCATTCGTAGCCTCAATGCGTCACGCGTCAGAAACGTGACGCGGATCGAACTTGCTACCGTGATATCAGAAGGTCACCACCGTTTTCAGCTCGGTGACCCAGGCATCCTGGGTGCGACTGACCCCGCCGGGATGGTGCCAGTACTGAATGCCCGGCTGCAGTTCAAGCCATGACACCGGACGAAAGCGGTAGTAAAACTCGCCGTTCAGGGAATGGCCCGGCACCGGGTGCCAGGCCGGATTGTTGTAGTCGCTCACGCCGCTCAGGCTGTTCAGGTAACGCTGGTTGCGGGCGTACTGGCTGCTCATATCAATCCAGGTTAAGCCAAAGCCAATCCAGTCTTCCGGTCGCGCATCAAACAGTCCGCGGTAGCGCAGCGAGGCGGCATAAACCTGATGCATGTAGTTAGTGCGCTGATCCGCAAGGCTCATGCTGAACGAGGTGCTCAACCCGCGATTCGGGTCATCCTGATGCTGCGTAAGCTGCTGGTTCAGCCCGGCGTACATGAACCAGGTCCGGCTGTGGGTATCGAATCCGTCCGGGTCCGTCGCGCCCGCCCCGCCGGATTTGCCGCGATAGAGATCGGTTTGCGGCGCGTTGGTAAACACCACGCCCAGGTTGTACGCGCCCGGCAGGCCGTTAATCAGCGGACGCGCTTCGATTTCAACCGGCAGTAAGACCCCTTTGCTGCCCTTCGTCGACCAGCTCCAGGCATGGCTGCGGCTGGCGGCCTGCGGATTCTGCTCCATCACGCCGCCTTTTAAGGTCAGCGTCGGCGTTAATTTATACGCAAGCGTGGTTCCCCAGGTGTGGACGTTCCAGTTGTTCCAGGTGAGCGAGTTGGCTGACTTTCCGCCGCACTGGGACAGCAGCTGAAAATCACAGGGGATAATTTGATCGAAGGTCTGCACCTTGTTCATCATCCCGATGCGCCAGGTCAGACGCCGGTCGTCAAAGCTGCGGGCAAAGGTCAGCCAGCCCAGACGGGTAATCGACTGCCCGCCCCAGCTCTCCTGGGTCAGATCGTTGAAGTTGACGCGCGGGTCCTGCACGCGTTTGGTGGTGAGATCGTCATTGTGGTTGCGGTTGACGATGTTCCCCTCGATACGCGCGTCCGGGATACCGGTCCAGCGCTCCAGGTCCTGGTTGAAGGTCAGCGCGAACTGGTCAATATAGGCCACGTGGGAGTCGTGGTTATATCCGCCACCGCCGTTCCAGCCAATTTCATTCAGGTATCCGAGGTTATAGGTAAAACCGTTATCGTTAAGGATTTTACGTATGCCGAGCATTTCGCCCAGCACAGGCTCCGGCGGAGCTTCAAACCCTAATACCGTACCGTTCCAGTCTTGCGCCATCGACAGCGGGGATATCGCCAATAAGGCGAACGCATAGAGTTTATTTTTATATGCCATGATAACAACCTGTGATTGAGTATTGAGTGCGTAACCGGCCGCAGGAAATTTTTCTATTTCCTGTCGCTATTTCTTTTTTTAAAAATCATTAAAAAGCGCTAAGCCAAATATCTCTCCTGCGTAAATGACAGGCAAAAAAAAACCTAAGCGCCCCACAGCGAAAATGCTGTGGAACGCTTAGGTTTTGCCTGTTAACCAGTCACAATCCTGCGTTGAAAACAGTGGCACCTTAACACCGTCGCGCCACGTTGAAAACCTGAACTGTTTTCTGTTTTAAAAAAGTGTGAGCAATTTAACGCTTATTATTTGGCCTGAATCACCCGCGCAATATCAGCCGACGTCTGTAAAGTACGAATCTCCTGAAATAATTCCAGCGCTTCCTCGTACTCTTTGCGTAAATAACTCAGCCACTGCTTAATACGCGCGACGTGATACAAACCGGTGTCGCCCTGCTTTTCCAGACGGCTGTATTTTTGCAGCAACGTGACGACATCTGCCCAGGGCATACGCGGTTCGTTATATTTCACCACCCGGCTGAGGTTGGGCACATTCAGCGCGCCGCGGCCGATCATTACCGCATCGCAGCCGGTGGCCTGCAGACAGGCCTGCGCGCTCTCGTAATCCCATATTTCGCCGTTGGCGATCACCGGAATGGAGAGGCGTTTGCGGATCTCACCGATCGCCTGCCAGTTTATGCGATCGGCTTTGTAGCCATCTTCTTTAGTGCGGCCATGCACCACCAGCTCGGTGGCCCCGGCCTGCTGCACCGCATCGGCGATCTCGAACTGTCGGGCATCGCTGTCCCATCCCAGCCGCACCTTTACCGTCACCGGCAAATGCGCGGGCACGGCCTCGCGCATGGCTTTCGCGCCGCGGTAAATCAGCTCAGGATCTTTCAGCAACGTCGCCCCGCCGCCGCTGCCGTTCACCAGCTTCGACGGACAGCCGCAGTTGAGATCCACCCCGTAAGAGCCCAGCTCAACCGCGCGGGCGGCGTTTTCCGCCAGCCATTCCGGATACTGGCCGAGGAGCTGAATCCGCACCAGCGTGCCGGAAGAGGTCCGGCTCTGGTTGTGCAGCTCGGGGCAAAGCCGGAAGAAGGATTTTACCGGCAACAGCATATCGACCACGCGCAAAAACTCCGTCACGCAGAGATCGTAGTCGTTCACCTCGGTCAGAAGCTCGCGCACGAGGGAGTCGAGCACGCCTTCCATTGGGGCCAGTAAAACACGCATAGCAGTACCTGTGAAAAAAGACGCGCTATAGTAGCCGCTCTCTATATCGCTGGGAAGCGCTTCTGTTCAGGCAGAAAGTCACCCGGCGTTGCCCCAACAATGGCGCGAAACGCCGCCGCAAATGCCGCCGGGCCGGAAAACCCCAGCATCCAGGCCACCTGCTTAACCGGGTATCCGTTGGCGAGGAGATCCAGCGAGGCACAAATCCTTGCGCGCTGTCGCCAGGCCCGGAAGCTAAAGCCGGTATCGTTGATAAACGCACGTGAAAATGTGCGTTCTGACATCGCGGCCCGTTCCGCCAGCCTTTCCAGAGAGAGATCCCAGAGATTGTTGGCAATGAGGTCACAGGCCACGCGATGTAAGCGCTCATCCACGGGCATCGGCAGTTCGGCCGAAATCTGCTGCGTCTCGCTGAGGATATCGAGCAGCAAAACGGCCATGCTGCGCTGGCTTGCCGGGCGGTATTCCGCGCTGAACAGCCCGGCAATCAGCTCTTTGAACAACGCTGTGGCCATAATCACGTGAACCTCGTCTTTCCGCTTAAAAGGCTCGCATTGCGATATCAGCGTCGGGCTAAACCAGACCGCGCGGAGCTCCGTTGTGGATAGCACGCTGTAGGTGTGTTCCTGAAAGGGAGGGATCCACAGCGCGCGCTGCGGCGGTATGACCCAGCGTTTGCTGCCGGTTTCGACCAGCATGACTCCTTTGATGGCAAACAAAAGTTGTCCCTGCGAATGCTGGTGAGGCGGATCGACTTCGCCGCGCGTATAGCGAATTGCCCCTCTTGACCATCCGATGGCATCGTCGTGAATTGGCGTTTTATCGATAACGGTTGGCATTTCACATTCCCCCCTTCCTCTTATGATGCTGCTTGTACACGTAACCGGAGAGAGACGCAATGCACATCCATTTTATTATTCATGAACATTTCGAGGCGCCAGGCGCCTATGAAATCTGGGGGAAAAGTCGCGGCTGCAGTCTGAGCTACACCAGAGTGTATCAGGGCGATTCATTACCTGAGGAACTGGGGCACACAGACCTGCTTATCATCA harbors:
- a CDS encoding glycoside hydrolase family 1 protein — its product is MKTFPDDFLWGGAVAANQVEGAYLEEGKGLSTSDVQPQGVFGPVVERVPGDSGIKDVAIDFYHRYPEDIKLFAEMGFSCLRVSIAWTRIFPNGDEQQPNEAGLAFYDRLFDELAAHNITPLVTLSHYEMPWGLVKQYGGWGSRQTIGFFERYARTVFARYKEKVKLWLTFNEINMSLHAPMTGVGLPETSSKGEVYQAIHHQLVASALAVKACHEIIPDARIGNMLLGGLMYPLTCKPEDVLETLQENRAWQFFGDVQCRGAYPGYMQRFFRDNGIQLEVTDADREALKSTVDFISFSYYMTGCVTADDALNQQARGNILSMVPNPHLASSEWGWQIDPIGLRTLLNVLWDRYQKPLFIVENGLGAKDKPDADGVVKDDYRISYLNDHLVQVREAIEDGVEVMGYTSWGPIDLVSASKAELSKRYGFIYVDRDDSGKGTLARSRKKSFYWYKEVIATKGASLKV
- the mdtQ gene encoding multidrug resistance outer membrane protein MdtQ, which produces MKRSLILSLSAPFVFILAACAPEHATVSPIKTQTTAASVNTVLNHQDWPKNEWWKAYNDPELNGLIAKALSDAPDMQIARQRITLAEAQAKAAMAADGPQIDFSADAERQKMSAEGLMGPFAITDPAAGTTGPWYTNGTFGLTAGWDLDLWGKNRAQVEARIGKVNAQKAELEQTRQLLASSVARLYWEWQTQAAVGEVLAQIKHEQDNIIGADRELYQHGITSSVEGVETDINASKTEEQLAEVNGKMKAIEARLVALTNASSVKLTRHALPTVEASLPSTLGYELLARRPDLQEAHWYIEASMSEVEAARAAFYPDVNLMAFLQQDALHLSDLFRSSAQQMGVTAGLTLPIFDSGRLNAGLDIAQAQNNLSVANYNKAVVEAVNQVAHTASEVETLMAKNSHQQQVEKDAARVVALAQARFSAGIVAGSRVSEARIPALKERLEGLLLKGQYVDATLQLTSALGGGYHHG
- a CDS encoding carbohydrate porin, producing MAQDWNGTVLGFEAPPEPVLGEMLGIRKILNDNGFTYNLGYLNEIGWNGGGGYNHDSHVAYIDQFALTFNQDLERWTGIPDARIEGNIVNRNHNDDLTTKRVQDPRVNFNDLTQESWGGQSITRLGWLTFARSFDDRRLTWRIGMMNKVQTFDQIIPCDFQLLSQCGGKSANSLTWNNWNVHTWGTTLAYKLTPTLTLKGGVMEQNPQAASRSHAWSWSTKGSKGVLLPVEIEARPLINGLPGAYNLGVVFTNAPQTDLYRGKSGGAGATDPDGFDTHSRTWFMYAGLNQQLTQHQDDPNRGLSTSFSMSLADQRTNYMHQVYAASLRYRGLFDARPEDWIGFGLTWIDMSSQYARNQRYLNSLSGVSDYNNPAWHPVPGHSLNGEFYYRFRPVSWLELQPGIQYWHHPGGVSRTQDAWVTELKTVVTF
- the licT gene encoding BglG family transcription antiterminator LicT — translated: MKIAKILNNNVVVVQDERGREQVVMGRGLAFQKRVGEALDTARVEKVFALQSDELVRRLGELLSQIPLEVMTTCDRIIGLAAQRLGKLQESLYITLTDHCYFAIERQKNGLAIKNVLLWDIKRLYPKEFELGQEARAIIARRLNVELEEDEAGFIALHLVTAQLNSEMPEVMHVTRVMQEILQLVKYQLQLEYDEESLSYQRFVTHLKFFAQRMLIRTVVEDDDVSLHTAVKDNYAKAWKCAEKIAQHLNKSYQRELTTEEIMFLAIHIERVRKEGR
- the dusC gene encoding tRNA dihydrouridine(16) synthase DusC; amino-acid sequence: MRVLLAPMEGVLDSLVRELLTEVNDYDLCVTEFLRVVDMLLPVKSFFRLCPELHNQSRTSSGTLVRIQLLGQYPEWLAENAARAVELGSYGVDLNCGCPSKLVNGSGGGATLLKDPELIYRGAKAMREAVPAHLPVTVKVRLGWDSDARQFEIADAVQQAGATELVVHGRTKEDGYKADRINWQAIGEIRKRLSIPVIANGEIWDYESAQACLQATGCDAVMIGRGALNVPNLSRVVKYNEPRMPWADVVTLLQKYSRLEKQGDTGLYHVARIKQWLSYLRKEYEEALELFQEIRTLQTSADIARVIQAK
- a CDS encoding AraC family transcriptional regulator, giving the protein MPTVIDKTPIHDDAIGWSRGAIRYTRGEVDPPHQHSQGQLLFAIKGVMLVETGSKRWVIPPQRALWIPPFQEHTYSVLSTTELRAVWFSPTLISQCEPFKRKDEVHVIMATALFKELIAGLFSAEYRPASQRSMAVLLLDILSETQQISAELPMPVDERLHRVACDLIANNLWDLSLERLAERAAMSERTFSRAFINDTGFSFRAWRQRARICASLDLLANGYPVKQVAWMLGFSGPAAFAAAFRAIVGATPGDFLPEQKRFPAI